Proteins from one Fragaria vesca subsp. vesca linkage group LG6, FraVesHawaii_1.0, whole genome shotgun sequence genomic window:
- the LOC101301401 gene encoding signal peptidase complex subunit 3B-like yields the protein MHSFGYRFNALLTFAVTILALMCAMASVSDNFNFPSPTSQVQVLNINWFQKQPNGNDEVSMTLNISADLQSLFTWNTKQVFVFLAAEYETAKNALNQISLWDGIIPSKEHAKFSIHTSNKYRFVDQGNNLRGKEFNFTLHWHVMPKTGKMFADKITMPGYRLPQEYR from the exons ATGCATTCTTTTGGGTACAGATTCAATGCTTTGCTCACCTTCGCCGTCACAATCCTGGCCCTCATGTGCGCCATGGCCTCCGTCTCCGACAATTTCAACTTCCCATCTCCCACTTCCCAAGTCCAG GTGTTGAACATCAATTGGTTTCAGAAGCAACCCAATGGGAACGACGAG GTCAGCATGACACTGAATATATCAGCAGACTTGCAGTCATTGTTTACATGGAACACGAAGCAG GTTTTTGTTTTTCTAGCTGCTGAGTATGAAACCGCAAAGAATGCATTGAATCAG ATCTCTCTTTGGGATGGTATCATACCTTCCAAAGAGCATGCCAAGTTTTCAATTCATACTTCAAACAAATACCGTTTTGTTGATCAG GGAAACAATCTCCGAGGTAAAGAATTCAACTTCACATTGCACTGGCATGTCATGCCCAAGACGGGTAAAATGTTTGCTGACAAGATAACAATGCCTGGATATCGCTTGCCACAAGAATATAGATGA
- the LOC101300374 gene encoding basic 7S globulin-like, with product MASFLQFLLLFSLSIHLIFVSADDDQSSAAQPRPRPRPQPQPRPRPRPPTPILRPTNLFLKVQKDGATGLHVTQIFKRTPPVQLPFVLDLNGQFLSVNCENKYLSSTFNAPVCHSAQCSRANTHSCRTCSPRTPRLPMARPGYCHVNACAVTAVNPVTQQSAIGELAEDVLSIPSAVGSRPGPMVTVPQFLFACAPSTLLQRGLPQNVQGIGGMGHSRISLPSQLASHFGIPPKIAFCLASGSGQKGVIFFGEGTYMMPGTDVSRQLMYAPLFIGQQGEYMMNVQSIQINNVVVPLPPRLRSNQATLSTTTPYTMLHQSIFTVLTRLFIRQFPGVPPVTSVAPFGLCFNANNISYSKMGPQVPSIELVLDNQQKIRWTISGQNAIVQARPGVMCLAMVNGGMNPRAPIVIGAHQMEDNLVQLDLVNSRIGFSNSLLQRTNCANFNNNMTTTP from the coding sequence ATGGCTTCTTTCCTTCAGTTTCTTCTCTTGTTCTCTTTATCTATTCATCTTATTTTTGTGTCTGCGGATGATGATCAGTCATCCGCAGCACAACCTCGACCTCGACCTCGACCTCAACCTCAACCTCGACCTCGACCTCGACCACCCACGCCTATCCTCAGGCCAACCAACCTCTTTCTCAAGGTGCAGAAAGATGGTGCTACCGGTCTCCATGTGACCCAGATTTTCAAGAGAACCCCTCCTGTTCAACTCCCCTTTGTTCTCGACCTAAACGGGCAGTTCTTATCTGTCAATTGTGAAAACAAGTACTTGTCATCAACTTTCAATGCCCCTGTTTGCCATTCAGCCCAATGCTCTAGAGCCAACACCCACTCGTGCCGAACATGCTCTCCCAGAACCCCAAGACTCCCCATGGCTAGACCTGGCTATTGTCACGTCAATGCATGCGCGGTCACGGCTGTGAACCCTGTCACCCAACAAAGTGCCATTGGCGAGCTCGCGGAGGATGTGCTCTCGATCCCATCTGCCGTAGGCTCGAGGCCAGGTCCAATGGTCACAGTTCCTCAGTTCCTCTTTGCATGCGCACCTTCTACACTTTTGCAAAGAGGACTACCCCAAAACGTTCAAGGAATTGGTGGGATGGGCCACTCCAGGATTTCACTTCCTTCCCAGCTTGCTTCCCATTTTGGCATCCCACCAAAGATCGCTTTCTGCCTCGCTTCTGGCTCGGGACAAAAAGGCGTCATTTTCTTCGGCGAGGGGACGTACATGATGCCGGGAACCGATGTGTCCAGGCAGCTGATGTACGCCCCACTATTCATAGGTCAACAAGGAGAGTACATGATGAACGTCCAATCCATCCAAATCAACAATGTTGTTGTACCACTCCCTCCTAGGCTTCGTTCTAACCAAGCCACACTCAGCACCACAACTCCATACACAATGCTACATCAGTCTATCTTCACAGTCCTCACTCGGCTCTTCATCAGGCAGTTCCCGGGAGTGCCGCCGGTGACCTCGGTGGCGCCATTCGGGCTGTGTTTCAATGCAAACAACATCAGTTATAGCAAGATGGGTCCGCAAGTGCCTAGCATTGAGCTTGTGTTGGACAACCAGCAGAAGATAAGGTGGACTATATCTGGCCAAAATGCTATAGTTCAGGCGCGTCCGGGAGTTATGTGCTTGGCCATGGTAAACGGTGGGATGAACCCTAGAGCTCCGATCGTGATTGGGGCACATCAGATGGAGGATAACCTAGTGCAGCTGGATTTGGTGAACTCGAGGATTGGCTTCAGCAACTCGTTGTTACAGAGGACTAATTGTGCCAACTTCAACAACAACATGACTACTACTCCGTAG
- the LOC101300653 gene encoding TMV resistance protein N-like, translating into MDFRLGQMGLLLALEEKDVRFIGIWGMGGVGKTTLAKLVYEKILHHFEVAEFLVDVRKSHGQLVNLQKQVLFPVLKENVLQVWDEYKGTLLFRKCMSNKKVLVVVDDVDCCDLLKKLAGHKSWFGEGSRIIVTTRYERVLIENDIEISFKLLGLNDCEALELFCQNALKKDLPEEGFSELSKCFIDDVEGLPLALKIVGSSLYNRDLETWESAWDRLKKGSDAKVFNSLKISYDALDYMEKNSFLDVAFFHRGITKARVIELLKSCGLSGRYGIDVLIEKSLVTIDMYNNVGMHGLIQDMAEEIVRQEIPDSREEPGLRSRLLHRNDIFHVFTTNTGTEAIKGIRLSLSELEEADSNWNFECFSKMLKLMFLEFDNLIDLPKLKRMDLSVSKYLKKSPDFTGMADLEDLDLKYCEGLVEVHSSIAVHKKLKRLILQGCKNVKSFPSKIEMDSLEFLDLSYCSKLKIPEFGEGMEKLSDLYMPNTASEELPSSIEHLVGLECLDIDDSKSLKSIPSTSILKLKSLKHLYMSGCPKLKKLVGNTRKTECLKPSMRSKLGSLFRRKSLEPSLPSPRALPSLRYLYPTDCHLRQGVLPDDIGYCFPSLHKLHLGGNDFITLPASIKCLSKLRFIDLRGCKRLQQLPNLPSNRDLEVWADDCDSLKKLSEPSQQGTSSNLAFFRLRTVNCFGLIDDGIFSMLRRLAAQGISPNFFSFDIVSPGSIISELFDIRSEGGSLTMDLPPDRKNCKSEWMGIVFCVVFADQIEPHTLECNDFLIEDLSPGLSDKRSGVAGDSKARSKNVWPQNPRNAAREQQKKKKSPSAEVCVKVNSARSVTVSSPLALQEPNRLKSEVYDGFSHVFSPDSSQKVPLQVNCACYGCQRKFRKTIPEFQKHIRDNYGLRRSNFDLRSGTLEIIDDVDETKLEELKVVFLEFTKKQDPSNDTTFCCCFWTSKKKEGTSSHVAQLNDHSEHLSIRNNNANNANNKSEKDGGKNQPEVNHQSPPPPTTTKTKTTSRCK; encoded by the exons ATGGATTTTAGACTTGGGCAAATGGGTTTGCTTTTAGCTCTCGAGGAAAAAGATGTTCGATTTATAGGTATATGGGGTATGGGTGGAGTGGGTAAGACCACCCTTGCTAAGCTAGTGTACGAGAAAATTTTGCATCATTTTGAAGTGGCTGAGTTTCTTGTTGATGTCAGGAAGTCTCACGGTCAACTAGTGAATCTTCAGAAACAGGTTCTTTTCCCAGTCTTGAAGGAAAATGTTTTGCAAGTTTGGGATGAGTACAAAGGAACCCTTTTATTTAGGAAATGCATGTCTAATAAAAAGGTTCTTGTTGTTGTTGATGATGTTGATTGCTGTGACCTCCTAAAAAAGTTGGCCGGACATAAATCTTGGTTTGGAGAGGGGAGCAGAATCATTGTAACAACTAGATATGAACGTGTGCTCATTGAGAATGACATAGAAATATCATTTAAGCTATTAGGGCTAAATGACTGTGAAGCTCTTGAGCTATTTTGTCAAAATGCCTTGAAAAAAGATCTGCCTGAGGAAGGATTTTCAGAGTTGTCCAAGTGTTTCATAGATGATGTGGAAGGGCTTCCCTTAGCTCTTAAAATCGTTGGAAGTTCTTTGTACAATAGAGATCTAGAGACATGGGAAAGTGCTTGGGACAGACTAAAGAAAGGCTCTGATGCAAAGGTTTTTAATTCACTCAAAATAAGTTATGATGCACTAGATTACATGGAGAAAAACAGTTTTTTGGATGTTGCATTCTTCCACAGGGGGATTACGAAGGCCCGAGTTATTGAATTACTAAAGAGCTGTGGCCTTAGTGGTCGTTATGGGATAGATGTTCTCATTGAGAAATCTCTAGTGACTATTGATATGTACAACAATGTTGGGATGCATGGTTTGATACAAGATATGGCAGAGGAAATTGTTCGTCAAGAAATTCCAGACTCTCGTGAAGAGCCTGGTCTTCGCAGCCGTTTGTTGCATCGTAATGACATCTTTCATGTATTCACGACTAATACG GGAACAGAAGCAATCAAAGGCATCCGCTTGAGCCTATCAGAATTAGAAGAGGCAGATTCCAACTGGAATTTTGAATGCTTCTCTAAGATGCTCAAACTTATGTTTCTTGAATTTGATAATTTAATA GACTTGCCTAAATTGAAACGTATGGATCTTAGTGTCTCCAAATATTTGAAGAAGTCCCCAGATTTCACAGGTATGGCGGATCTTGAGGACTTGGATCTTAAATATTGTGAAGGTTTAGTTGAGGTCCATTCATCCATTGCAGTGCACAAAAAACTTAAGCGGTTGATACTCCAAGGATGCAAAAACGTTAAGAGCTTCCCAAGTAAGATTGAAATGGATTCCCTCGAGTTTCTTGACCTTTCCTACTGCTCAAAACTAAAGATTCCAGAATTTGGAGAAGGGATGGAAAAGTTGTCTGACCTGTACATGCCCAATACTGCTAGTGAGGAACTACCTTCATCAATTGAACATCTGGTTGGTCTTGAGTGTTTGGATATTGATGATAGCAAAAGTCTCAAGAGTATACCGAGTACATCAATTTTGAAACTGAAGTCTCTTAAACATCTCTATATGTCAGGATGCCCAAAATTGAAGAAACTTGTAGGAAATACAAGGAAGACAGAGTGTTTGAAACCGTCTATGAGAAGTAAGCTTGGCTCCTTATTTAGAAGAAAGAGTCTAGAGCCTTCGTTGCCATCTCCAAGGGCTTTACCGTCTTTGAGGTATTTATATCCAACTGATTGTCACCTTAGACAAGGAGTACTCCCCGATGATATTGGCTACTGCTTTCCATCTCTACATAAGTTGCATCTTGGTGGAAATGATTTTATTACTCTTCCTGCAAGCATTAAATGCCTTTCTAAGCTTCGTTTTATAGATTTGAGGGGGTGCAAAAGGCTTCAACAATTACCGAATCTCCCATCGAATAGGGATCTAGAAGTGTGGGCAGATGATTGTGATTCCTTAAAAAAGTTGTCAGAACCATCACAGCAGGGCACATCCTCCAATTTGGCTTTCTTTCGTTTAAGAACTGTGAATTGCTTTGGATTGATTGACGATGGAATATTTTCAATGCTAAGGAGATTGGCTGCTCAG GGAATCTCTCCGAACTTTTTCTCATTTGATATTGTAAGTCCTGGAAGTATAATCTCAGAGTTGTTTGATATTCGAAGCGAGGGAGGCTCATTGACTATGGACCTGCCTCCGGATCGGAAAAATTGTAAATCAGAGTGGATGGGCATTGTGTTTTGTGTTGTTTTTGCCGATCAAATAGAACCTCACACTCTTGAGTGTAATGATTTCTTAATTGAAGATCTATCACCTGGG CTGTCGGACAAAAGGAGCGGCGTCGCCGGAGATTCGAAGGCTAGATCCAAGAACGTGTGGCCGCAAAACCCTAGAAATGCGGCGAGAGAGCAACAGAAGAAGAAGAAAAGCCCTAGCGCCGAGGTCTGTGTCAAGGTGAATAGTGCTCGATCGGTGACGGTGTCGTCGCCTCTAGCCTTGCAGGAGCCTAATCGGCTCAAATCTGAGGTCTACGATGGCTTCTCTCATGTATTCTCCCCCGATTCCTCTCAG AAGGTTCCTCTCCAAGTGAACTGTGCATGTTACGGCTGTCAACGTAAATTCAGAAAAACAATACCAGAATTCCAGAAGCATATCCGAGACAACTATG GTCTTCGACGTTCAAATTTTGATCTGCGGAGTGGGACATTGGAGATCATAGATGATGTAGACGAAACCAAGCTGGAGGAGCTGAAGGTGGTTTTTCTAGAGTTCACAAAGAAGCAGGATCCTTCAAATGATACCACATTCTGCTGCTGTTTCTGGACGTCGAAAAAGAAAGAAGGCACATCTAGTCATGTAGCCCAACTCAATGACCATTCGGAGCACTTGTCGATTAGAAACAACAATGCGAACAACGCCAACAACAAATCTGAAAAGGATGGTGGAAAGAACCAACCCGAGGTTAATCACCAGTCACCACCACCACCAACAACAACAAAAACAAAAACAACATCCAGATGCAAATAG